A window of the Loxodonta africana isolate mLoxAfr1 chromosome 3, mLoxAfr1.hap2, whole genome shotgun sequence genome harbors these coding sequences:
- the LOC135230900 gene encoding protein S100-A7-like — translation MSNIAAEKVKICHTPSENLVLNLVNLFHRYTGCDDKINRENLLKLLRENFPNFLKDCERWGKNYLCNVFDEKDKNKDKKIDFSEFLSVVGDIATDYHKQSHGAPPCSGGCQ, via the exons ATGAGCAACATTGCAGCTGAGAAAGTCAAGATATGCCACACTCCATCTGAGAATTTGGTACTGAACTTGGTCAATCTGTTTCATCGATACACTGGGTGTGATGATAAGATCAATAGGGAAAACTTGTTGAAGCTGCTGAGGGAGAACTTCCCCAACTTCCTCAAAGACTGT GAAAGATGGGGCAAAAATTACTTATGCAATGTCTTTgatgaaaaagacaagaataaggATAAGAAGATTGACTTTTCTGAGTTTCTGTCTGTAGTGGGAGACATAGCCACTGACTACCACAAACAGAGCCATGGTGCACCGCCCTGTTCCGGGGGATGCCAGTGA